Part of the Sporomusa termitida genome, GCTATATTCAGCCATCTGTTTCTCAAGGCAAGCAGACCTCTAAAATCAAGAGAAAAGCGCCTGTCCCTACTGCAATAGTTACGGAGAATGAAACTTCATATGATCGTATTAGTATTGCTGATTTGGTTGCCAAAGCCAAGAATGAAAGTATAGATATGGTGCAGCTTTTAAAGTCCAATATGCTTGTTGTGGAGGTAGCTGTATGATAGCTTATTTCCCTGCCGCATATCCAGATGAGCTACTTTATAGCCAGTTGGCACGATACTACACGAAATCAGGATACATGGCCTACACCTTTGCTGCCGAAGAACTGTTTGCATCAAAGTCTGTACGCCCAGATATGGATTTTATCAATAGTTACACTCCTGCCGCAGTACAGGCCATAACAAGGAATATATCCATGGAAGCAGTCATTGAAAAACATACCATGTTCCCTTGCTATGGGCGGTTTTTGCCGAGGGAACGCAGACAAAAAGCATTTCAGTCATTGGTATCTATGATGGGAAATTACTATAATCTCTTGCCGATACCTCAAAGCAAGAATGGCCAAGTTCGCTGTTTGCGCTACTGTCCGGCTTGTGCAGCTAATGACAGAGAACAATATGGAGAAGCATATTGGCATCGGATTTATCAGCTAATAGGGATTCATGTTTGCCCGGTTCATCGGTGTTACTTGATGGATAGCAGTGTGATGATCAGTGGGAAGGCTACGCCCTCTTTAAAAACAGCAGAGGAAATAATACCACAATCGGAATCATGCGTATTTGCGGATAACGAAATTGAAATCCGCGTAGTCGCTTATATGGCAGAGGTTTTTCAGGCTGATGTTGACATGGATTCATGTGTTACGGTTGGTGATTTTCTTCATTCTCAAATGGCTAATACCCAATATCGGTCTGTACGTGGAGAGCAGCGTAATATTGCACTCTTTCATGCGGATTTTACAGAGTATTATAGGGATTTGTCCCAAAACTGGTTTACGGAGTTATGGCAGACACAGAAGGTGTTGACGAATGATAGAGTGAACTTCTATGAAATCTGTCTCATGGCTATGTTTCTTGGTATTACCGCTGATGAACTGGTACATATGGAACTGCCGGAGAAAACACAACAACAGCTTTTTGATGAAGAGGTTTACAGACTTCATGAACAGGGTTTGAAGTATCCAGCTATTGCGAAAGCTCTCAGTGCACCATATGCGACTGTTAAGGCTATCGGTGAACGGAGGTATGGAACTTATCATAAGCCACCTAAAGCGTCACTTAAAAGCGGCGCAAAGCCTCAAAACTGGAATCAGATTGATGAGAATACACTACCACTTGTAAAAGAAGCTATCAGCCAGCTACAGGGTGATGGAACAACCAGACCTAAAAAGATTACTACTGTTGCTGTTGAAAAAATCTTGCATCTTTCCAGCAAAAAAATATCTCTTCATCTGCCAAAATGCCTCGCTGAGATACAGCGGCATAAAGAATTACAGGAACAATATTGGGCTAGGGAAGTAGCTTGGGCTGCACGTCAGGTAGAAGATAGTGGTGTCACTTTGACGTGGCGCAAAGTACGGGATTTAACGAATATGCGTCGTAGAGATTTTGAAGTCTGTCTGCCGTATATTCCTGATTACGCAGATGGTGAGTTTGCTGAGCAGATACTACACCTGCTGTGAATTAGTCAATAGTGGTGAGCGGTGAACGAATTGAGAAGATTATAAGTTTTTGAAGTATTTTATTCTCTCTTTTGGCGTTGTTTGTGGAGGCTCTAATTCTATGGTAAAATAAGCTAAACTATCGTAAGAAGACAAGACCAAAACTTTAAATGGAATAAATTTGTAAACAGGTTTTTTATGAGAGAATTTTCTTTAAAATCGCAAAAGAGGCTATAGCTTGGGTGTGTAGAACCAGGAAAAATCTCTTTGAATCTAGAGTAATAATTGATTGGTATTTTTGTAAGCGTGAGGATTTGGCATATCGTAAGAAGGACGGCTTTGAAATGATGAATAATGGATGCAAGATCCTTATATTGCGTACCAAGGTAGCTGGTTATAGAGATGATTTCTAATTGATTGTTCGGACATAAAATGTATTGGAGGATTGAATAATGGTTATCACTCCTAGAGGAAAGCAGGAAGAGGTTATGGCTCTTCCTGCAAAAGGACATATCGTTGTTTTAGGGACTGCTGGTAGCGGCAAAACGACCATTGCTTTGCTGCGCGCTCATCATCTTGCCAATATTCCAAATGGTGGGAAAGTCCTGCTCGTCACATTTAATGGTGCTTTAGTTGAATATATGCGTGGGGTAAGTAGTTCTCGGTCGACAAAGCTTGTAGTAGAAAATTATCACAAATTCGCCCGTGGCTATTTATATAGTCGCGGGAAAATGCCATCATGGAATGGAATTCTGGGTCCCGAAGAAAAAGCGTACTATATAAAACAAGCCGTGGAACTTTTGAAAATAAACTACCCGAAAGAGTCAACTTTTAATCGCCCCAAGGAGTTTTTTATCGAAGAGATTACCTTTATAGAAAAATTTGGATTTGCTAACCTCGTTGAATATAGTGAAGCTGAGCGTATCGGTCGTGCCTCCTCCAATATTAAGCGCGAAAATCGAAAATGGATTTTTGCGGTATACGAAAAGTACATAGAACTTCGCGAAGCCGCTGGTCGGAAGTATGATTGGGATGACATGGCGTTCTACGTCTTCAACGAGTTGCAGGATGATGTTGGCGAACGTAGATACACTCATATCATTGTAGACGAGGGGCAGGACTTCTCGCCTATGATGATTAAATCATTGGTAGAGGCAGTAGCTGATGGTGGCTCTTTTACTTTCTTTGGGGATGTGGCACAGCAAATTTATGGCAGTCGTTTGTCTTGGCGTGATTCAGGTGTGAATGCAAACAAGATATGGAGATTTAATGTGAATTATCGCAATCCTGCGACTATCACGACATTTGCGAAAGCCGTAA contains:
- a CDS encoding 3'-5' exonuclease, whose amino-acid sequence is MVITPRGKQEEVMALPAKGHIVVLGTAGSGKTTIALLRAHHLANIPNGGKVLLVTFNGALVEYMRGVSSSRSTKLVVENYHKFARGYLYSRGKMPSWNGILGPEEKAYYIKQAVELLKINYPKESTFNRPKEFFIEEITFIEKFGFANLVEYSEAERIGRASSNIKRENRKWIFAVYEKYIELREAAGRKYDWDDMAFYVFNELQDDVGERRYTHIIVDEGQDFSPMMIKSLVEAVADGGSFTFFGDVAQQIYGSRLSWRDSGVNANKIWRFNVNYRNPATITTFAKAVTQNEYWRQDGDMVEATAQIAEGPKPILVKFSDKKREVAWVVERAIATGKTASTVIICRNRTDIDTLLLALKNKGCAAIEINKDTPGFAHLKKLYITTYHSAKGLEFDNVFIPYLTEEKFPDPDIVSGAVSNEDAYADEIKLLYVAATRSKYGLYMTYSGALSPLFPEDSDSYDFHDEEEVI
- a CDS encoding TniQ family protein; protein product: MIAYFPAAYPDELLYSQLARYYTKSGYMAYTFAAEELFASKSVRPDMDFINSYTPAAVQAITRNISMEAVIEKHTMFPCYGRFLPRERRQKAFQSLVSMMGNYYNLLPIPQSKNGQVRCLRYCPACAANDREQYGEAYWHRIYQLIGIHVCPVHRCYLMDSSVMISGKATPSLKTAEEIIPQSESCVFADNEIEIRVVAYMAEVFQADVDMDSCVTVGDFLHSQMANTQYRSVRGEQRNIALFHADFTEYYRDLSQNWFTELWQTQKVLTNDRVNFYEICLMAMFLGITADELVHMELPEKTQQQLFDEEVYRLHEQGLKYPAIAKALSAPYATVKAIGERRYGTYHKPPKASLKSGAKPQNWNQIDENTLPLVKEAISQLQGDGTTRPKKITTVAVEKILHLSSKKISLHLPKCLAEIQRHKELQEQYWAREVAWAARQVEDSGVTLTWRKVRDLTNMRRRDFEVCLPYIPDYADGEFAEQILHLL